The DNA sequence CGATAAAAGCCCGATGCGTGCGAAAAAATTGCTTGGGAGAAAGTCGGCTTTCCAGTTCCTGCAGTGTAAAAGAAGTGGAAAACTGTTCATTTCCGGTGTAAATACTGGCATAACGGCCTTCCAGTGTGGCATACACGATTTCATTGGGGTCGATCAGCATAATCTTTCCATTCTTCTCAACGGGTACTCGGCGAGGCTGTTGATCAGCAAGGACATTCTGCAGGAGTGTTTGCAGCTGTTCTTCCAGATACGGTGCACTCATCACTTGCGAGTCCGTGCTGCGAAGCAACTTTCTCACGCGATTCATCGTTTTTTCTAGTCGCGTTTCACTGAACGGTTTGACGATATAATCGATCGCATCCGTCTCAAACGCACGGACGGCGTGAATCTCATAGGCACTCGCAAAAATGATGACGGGTGGATTCACCATCGACTCCAGCAGTTCCTGACCGACATCCACGCCATCTCTGTCCTGAAGATGGATGTCCAAAAAAACGGCATCCGGCTCCACCTGCAAGACGGAGTCGATCGCTTCCTCCCCGCTGCTCGCCTCTCCAATAACAGACACTTCCGGAAACTGCTCCAGCAAGTACCGAAGCTCCGAGCGAGCAGGCGCCTCATCATCCACGATGAATACTTTTAGCACTGGCATTCACTCCTACTGGCAAAGTAATGACACAAGTCGTGCCTTCGTCAACCACACTCTCGATGGTGATCCCATACGGCAGTCCATATACGGATTGGAGCCTGTTTTTTACGTTAGACAGACCAATTCCAGATAACCGCCTTTTGCCTGCTTTCTGGTTCAGCGGCGCAGCAAAGGGATCCGTCGCCATGCCCACACCGTTATCCGCGACCGTCAGCTCCAGTGTCTTATAGTCCAATCGCTTGGCCTTGATCAGGACAGTTCCCCCTTCACGCTTTGGCAAAAGGCCATGCTTGACCGCATTCTCCACCAATGGCTGTAAAATCAGTCCAGGGACGATCACGCTTTCCATATCCCTCTCGATGTCGTACTTGACATGCAGCTTTTCCCCGAAGCGTGCGCGCTCGATCGCCAGATACGCCTCGATATGCTCGAGCTCCTCTGCCAGGCTGACGTACCCCCCGGAATCATGCAGGTTGCGGCGGAAATACTCTCCCAAGTGAATCAACAGCTCCCGCGCCTGCTCTGGACGGAAGCGAATGAACGAAACAATCGTATTGAGAGCGTTGAACAAAAAGTGCGGATTGATCTGGGCATGCAAGGCCTTGATCTCCGCATCAGCCAGCAGTCGTGACTGCTTCTCCAACTCGGCCAGCTCCAGCTGCGTCGAAATCAGGTTGCCCAAGCCACGAACGAGCTCCAGGTCGACAGCAGACAGCTTGCGCGAACGATCCTGGTACAGCTTCAATACGCCGGCTACCTCACGTCTGCGCATCAACGGGACGAGAATGGCATAGCGCAGCGGACAATTTGACTCCTTGCAACCGATTTCCTCCCGATTGCGAGCAATCATCACTTCTCTGGTGTCCAGTACGGCCTGTGTTGCTTTGGTCGTGATCCCTTCGCCCACGACGTGATGGGACGAACCTGCTCCCACATGGGCCAGCACTGTCTCTTTATCCGTGATGGCTACCGCCGCTACGCGAGTCGTGCGCAAAATTTCTTCGGCTACCTTTCTCGCCGAAGTATAGGTCAGTCCTTCCCGCAAATAAGACAGGGTCTTGTCTGCTACTTGCATCGTTCGTTGGGCCTGCAGCGCCCCGATGCGGTCTTCTTCTTTTTTAACGAGGTCAATAATGATGACGAGAATGGCAATCCCGAGAGAATTGACGACGGACATCGGGATACTGATAAACTGGACGAGCGCCAGCGCATCAGCATACGGACGTGCGACCAGCAAGATGATCCCCATCTGCATCCATTCCGCGATAAAGCCGACGATCAAGGCGGTTGTCCATCCGATTTCTTGTTGACGGTTGCGGCGGAACTGGTAGATCAAGCCCGCAATCAACCCTTCGCTAATCGTGGATATGGCACACGCCAAATCAGTAAAACCACCGAGAGAGTAGCGGTGTATCCCGGCGATCAATCCAGTCATCAGACCCACCCAGGGACCTGCCAAAAGCCCCGCTACCACCGTACCGATCACGCGGGAGTTGGCTATCGCATCCTGATACCAGATGCCGTTGTACGTTCCCAAAATGGAAATCGCGGAGAAAATGAGCACCATAACTGCTTTTTCCTTCCACGTAGCCTGTTGATTCAAAATACTGCGAAATGCGCGAACGCGAGTAAACAGCAGTGCCGCAACGATCAGAACAGCTGTCCGCTCAGCCAATGGCATCATTAGAGCGAGATTCACGGGTATTCCCCCTACCAGAAAACGATATCCTTTCCTTATTATGGTCAGCAGCTGAATCATCGGTCAAGACTTGACAGAAAATTAGAAAACCGAGCAAATAACAAGAAAAACGCGGGAATTTGAATTGCGCCCGCCTCCTTTTTTCCACTTGATCAGACTGTAGTGGAGGAGAGGAAAAAACGAAACCGCGTCCAAAGCAGCCGTCTCAGGAAGCTTCTCAGAGGTGGACGCTTACAAGCGTGTTTCGTTTTTTCCATTGCGCCTCGGTTGGTGTTCCAAAGATCATCCGCTTATTTCCCCTTATTCCTCAGCCAGCCTTGACTCACCCACTTGCCTTATTTTGTGGGCTCCCTTGACACGCCGAACAGACATATTTGCCGACTTCATTTTTCTCTTGTTTCACGAACGCCCTTCGAAGCTCAAGCGATAGACAGAATAAGCTTTTGATCCCTTGAACCACGTAATACCAGGTAGCTAGAAACCACAGCACATAAAAGATTGTTTAAAAAACTTGGCTTTGCCAAGCCTTCGCGCTGGCGGAGCCTTAGTACCCAAAGGGCACAAGTCTCGCTTTCTCACTTTCGTTCGAAGTCTCGCTATGTTGCGCTTATACTATCAACCTTAAAATTTTTATACTCCGATAGTACAAAAAAAGCGAAGGTCTTCACCGTCGCTTTTTGCTCTACAACACTCGATTCAAAAACTCGCGTGTACGCTCTTCCTTCGGGTTGTTGAATATTTCATGGGGTGGTGCCAATTCAATAATTCTCCCCTGATTCATGAAGGCGACATAATCGGCCACATCTTTGGCAAAGCCCATCTCATGCGTCACGATGATCATCGTCATTCCTTCCTTTGCAAGCTGCTTCATCGTCTCCAGCACCTCGCCGACGAGCTCCGGATCGAGGGCAGAGGTCGGCTCGTCAAACAGCATGATTTCCGGTTTCATCGCCAGAGACCGAGCAATCGCCACACGCTGCTTTTGACCACCTGAGAGACTGGCAGGATAGACATCCGCCTTTTCTTCCAAGCCGACTTTTTTCAAAAGCTCGATGGCCTCTCGCTTTAGCTCCTCTTTATTCGGCTTTCGGACGACCAGTGGCGCCTCCATGATGTTCTCTAATACGGTCTTATGGGGAAACAGATTGAAGTGCTGAAACACCATGCCTACCTTTTGCCGCACCTGGGTCAAGTCATCCTTTTTAGGGTCAATGCTCTTCCCTTCGATGAAGACTTCTCCCCCGTCCTTGATCTCCAAAAAGTTGATGCAGCGGATGAGCGTGCTTTTTCCTGATCCACTGGCGCCAATCAGGACGGCTACTTCGCCTTTTTTCACCGTCAGATTCACGTCCTTTAATACCTCTTGGGACCCAAAGCTTTTCTTGAGATTTTGTACACGAATCATTTCCTGTTCGATCCTCATCGCTTATCCTCCTACTAGTCCCCTTTAGCCAAACGCTGCTCCATTTTGTTGACAAAATACGTGAAGACCATGACGATCACCAAATAGTAAAGCGCCACGATCAGGAAAAACGTCATCTCATCAAACGTCTCCGCAGACAAGCGACGCGCCATGGAGAACAGCTCATCCATCGCGATGAAAGCCGCCAGTGACGATTCTTTCAACGACAGTATGAACTGGTTGCCAAGTGGTGGTATGGAACGTTTCAACGCTTGGGGTAGAATGATACGCCGCATGGTCTGCCTAGTGGACATCCCCAGAGAAAGGCCCGCTTCCATTTGCCCTCTGTCAATGGATTGAATCGCACCACGGAAGATTTCTGCGATATAGGCACCACTGTGGACGGCAAGAGCGAGTGCCGCTGACCAAAATTGGCCCAGATCGACTACCTTGTAAAAACCGAAATAGAGGACAAAGATTTGTACGATCAAAGGTGTACCACGAATCACCGTGATGTACAGATTGGCAAGAAATGGACCTGCCGGGAACTTGGAGACCTTTAACAGCGCAACGAGCAGTCCGATCACCGTTCCTACGACGACGGATGCGAAGGTCAGCTCAAAGGTCAATAACAACGGCTTCATAAACAACGGTAGCGTACGGAAAAACTCTTCTATCAAATGGGCAATACTGGGCACTCTATGCCACCCCCGCTTGTCATGGAATGAACCTACCAAACCGGTCGATCGGCTTGGTAGGCAGTATGGATTGTGGCACTAGTCCTTTTTGCTAATATCGCGACCGAAGTATTTTTCGCTGAGCTTCAGATATGTCCCGTCTTCATGAATCTGTTTCAGAGCCTCATTGATTTTGGTTAGTAGCTCCGTGTTACCTTTACGCACCGCGATGCCATGCTGTACTTCCGTTAGAGCTGCACCACTTTTCTGAATCTTCAAGCCTTGCTGAATCGCAATCTCTCCCACGACGCTGTCCGTAATCACGACATCATGCTTTCCTTGCTCCAGTGCACGTAGCGCAGTAACGTCACTGTCATACGTCTTGATGTTGTCCGTATATTCACGAGCCATTTTTTCATGGGTCGTTCCCAGAGCTACGGCTACTTCCTTTCCTTT is a window from the Brevibacillus choshinensis genome containing:
- a CDS encoding amino acid ABC transporter ATP-binding protein, whose translation is MRIEQEMIRVQNLKKSFGSQEVLKDVNLTVKKGEVAVLIGASGSGKSTLIRCINFLEIKDGGEVFIEGKSIDPKKDDLTQVRQKVGMVFQHFNLFPHKTVLENIMEAPLVVRKPNKEELKREAIELLKKVGLEEKADVYPASLSGGQKQRVAIARSLAMKPEIMLFDEPTSALDPELVGEVLETMKQLAKEGMTMIIVTHEMGFAKDVADYVAFMNQGRIIELAPPHEIFNNPKEERTREFLNRVL
- a CDS encoding amino acid ABC transporter permease; the encoded protein is MPSIAHLIEEFFRTLPLFMKPLLLTFELTFASVVVGTVIGLLVALLKVSKFPAGPFLANLYITVIRGTPLIVQIFVLYFGFYKVVDLGQFWSAALALAVHSGAYIAEIFRGAIQSIDRGQMEAGLSLGMSTRQTMRRIILPQALKRSIPPLGNQFILSLKESSLAAFIAMDELFSMARRLSAETFDEMTFFLIVALYYLVIVMVFTYFVNKMEQRLAKGD
- a CDS encoding LytR/AlgR family response regulator transcription factor translates to MPVLKVFIVDDEAPARSELRYLLEQFPEVSVIGEASSGEEAIDSVLQVEPDAVFLDIHLQDRDGVDVGQELLESMVNPPVIIFASAYEIHAVRAFETDAIDYIVKPFSETRLEKTMNRVRKLLRSTDSQVMSAPYLEEQLQTLLQNVLADQQPRRVPVEKNGKIMLIDPNEIVYATLEGRYASIYTGNEQFSTSFTLQELESRLSPKQFFRTHRAFIANLSKTAELVPWFKGSIHLVMQDCRRTEIPVSRNVVKELKKRLGF
- a CDS encoding sensor histidine kinase: MNLALMMPLAERTAVLIVAALLFTRVRAFRSILNQQATWKEKAVMVLIFSAISILGTYNGIWYQDAIANSRVIGTVVAGLLAGPWVGLMTGLIAGIHRYSLGGFTDLACAISTISEGLIAGLIYQFRRNRQQEIGWTTALIVGFIAEWMQMGIILLVARPYADALALVQFISIPMSVVNSLGIAILVIIIDLVKKEEDRIGALQAQRTMQVADKTLSYLREGLTYTSARKVAEEILRTTRVAAVAITDKETVLAHVGAGSSHHVVGEGITTKATQAVLDTREVMIARNREEIGCKESNCPLRYAILVPLMRRREVAGVLKLYQDRSRKLSAVDLELVRGLGNLISTQLELAELEKQSRLLADAEIKALHAQINPHFLFNALNTIVSFIRFRPEQARELLIHLGEYFRRNLHDSGGYVSLAEELEHIEAYLAIERARFGEKLHVKYDIERDMESVIVPGLILQPLVENAVKHGLLPKREGGTVLIKAKRLDYKTLELTVADNGVGMATDPFAAPLNQKAGKRRLSGIGLSNVKNRLQSVYGLPYGITIESVVDEGTTCVITLPVGVNASAKSIHRG